A genomic window from Lotus japonicus ecotype B-129 chromosome 1, LjGifu_v1.2 includes:
- the LOC130730010 gene encoding proteasome subunit beta type-3-A, with protein MSIFEYNGSALVAMVGKNCFAIASDRRLGVQLQTIATDFQRISKIHDKLFIGLSGLATDAQTLYQRLVFRHKLYQLREERDMKPETFASLVSSILYEKRFGPYFCQPVIAGLGDEDKPFICTMDCIGAKELAKDFVVAGSASESLYGACEAMFKPDMEPEELFETISQALLSSVDRDCLSGWGGHVYVVTPTEVKERILKGRMD; from the exons ATGTCGATCTTCGAGTACAACGGAAGTGCCCTAGTGGCTATGGTGGGCAAGAACTGCTTCGCCATTGCCAGCGATCGAAGGCTCGGTGTGCAGCTCCAGACCATAGCCACCGATTTTCAGAGGATTTCCAAGATTCACGACAAACTCTTCATCGGTCTCTCTGGTCTCGCCACCGATGCTCAGACACT GTATCAGCGTCTCGTTTTTCGCCACAAACTGTATCAGCTTCGTGAAGAGAGGGATATGAAGCCCGAGACCTTTGCCAGCTTGGTCTCTTCGATTCTCTACGAGAAACG gTTCGGTCCATACTTTTGCCAGCCTGTAATTGCTGGATTAGGGGATGAAGACAAGCCATTCATTTGCACAATGGATTGTATTGGTGCAAA GGAGCTTGCGAAAGATTTTGTTGTTGCTGGCAGTGCATCTGAGTCTTTGTATGGTGCTTGTGAGGCGATGTTTAAGCCTGACATG GAACCTGAGGAGTTGTTTGAGACCATCTCCCAAGCACTGCTATCATCCGTAGATCGCGACTGTTTAAGTGGCTGGGGAGGTCATGTCTACGTCGT CACACCAACAGAAGTAAAGGAAAGGATATTGAAGGGAAGGATGGATTAA
- the LOC130730013 gene encoding E3 ubiquitin-protein ligase At4g11680-like has product MEPQQQQPEQRHLLTGGGDSPALCGPTTFTFPFAGGEGCAYSRAVLVVDMVWNLAFVVAAAGVLLFTLHERPSTPLRLWLCGYAFECLLHMAFVYSEYRSSTALDSFSRTPYSILKKLEPMNTLTSSVWWVFGFYWIVVGGQALVEDSPRLYWLTVVFLAFDVFFIIFCIGMACVVFFALFCILPIIALAYAIRIREGASEEDIKSLPKYRFSQSNSLLMVHDNKKQLINARNDSCNESHTSEIFLDPDDSECCICLCTYVDGVELYRLPCTHHFHSGCISRWLRTKATCPLCKFNLLRADTLV; this is encoded by the exons aTGGAACCACAGCAGCAGCAACCAGAGCAGCGCCACCTCCTCACCGGCGGAGGCGATTCTCCGGCGCTCTGCGGCCCCACCACCTTCACTTTCCCCTTCGCCGGCGGTGAGGGCTGCGCGTATTCAAGGGCGGTACTGGTGGTGGACATGGTGTGGAACCTGGCGTTCGTGGTGGCCGCCGCCGGCGTGCTCCTCTTCACGCTCCACGAGCGGCCTTCTACTCCCTTGAGGCTGTGGCTCTGTGGCTACGCCTTCGAGTGTCTTCTCCACATGGCTTTCGTCTACTCTGAGTATCGCTCCTCCACGGCTCTTGATTCCTTCTCCCGCACTCCCTACAG TATTTTGAAGAAGTTGGAACCTATGAACACTTTGACATCGTCCGTTTGGTGGGTGTTTGGATTTTACTGGATTGTTGTGGGCGGCCAAGCACTTGTGGAGGATTCTCCACGTCTCTACTG GTTAACGGTGGTCTTTCTAGCATTCGatgtattttttattatctTTTGCATTGGGATGGCGTGTGTAGTTTTCTTTGCTCTCTTCTGCATCCTCCCAATAATAGCATTAGCTTATGCTATAAGAATCAGAGAAGGTGCATCTGAAGAAGATATCAAGTCACTTCCTAAGTATAGGTTTAGTCAGTCAAATTCACTGCTGATGGTCCATGACAACAAGAAGCAGCTTATTAATGCAAGAAATGATTCATGCAACGAAAGCCATACAAGTGAAATTTTTCTAGATCCAGATGATTCG GAATGCTGTATCTGCCTGTGTACATATGTTGATGGAGTAGAACTCTATCGCCTTCCCTGTACCCACCATTTTCATAGTGGATGCATTAGCCGATGGCTTCGGACGAAAGCAACCTGCCCCCTCTGCAAATTTAATCTCCTTAGAGCTGATACATTGGTTTGA
- the LOC130730014 gene encoding 50S ribosomal protein 5, chloroplastic: MALLCFNSFTLTPPPSSSSSIFALPPSPASRLQLGLPTKCLKEVRIWAVQRRKNAMIVSAAADSGGAEGVASPEEPGESKKEGDAVVPVDKLPLESKLKEREEQRLRMKLAKKIRLRRKRLVRKRHLRKKGRWPPSKMKKLKNV, translated from the exons ATGGCGCTTCTCTGCTTCAATTCCTTCACTCTCAcccctcctccttcttcctcctcctccatttTTGCACTTCCCCCAAGCCCCG CTTCAAGATTGCAACTTGGTCTGCCCACCAAGTGTTTGAAGGAAGTTCGCATCTGGGCAGTGCAAAGGAGGAAGAATGCCATGATTGTTTCTGCAGCTGCTGATTCTGGCGGTGCAGAGGGTGTGGCTTCGCCGGAGGAACCAGGTGAGAGCAAGAAAGAGGGTGATGCTGTTGTTCCAGTGGACAAGCTTCCTTTGGAATCAAAGCTGAAGGAGAGGGAGGAGCAGAGGCTGAGGATGAAGCTAGCTAAGAAGATAAGGCTGAGGAGGAAAAGACTTGTCCGCAAGAGGCATTTGAGGAAGAAGGGTAGATGGCCACCTTCCAAGATGAAGAAGTTGAAGAATGTCTGA
- the LOC130730015 gene encoding aladin: MASFPPLGSLTLCELNRDLITVDALSDDRANSAYGKLLGLVFSPVPFHPLDTTDDAPEQEDGTTATATATAAEIVPRKGPAAILQGFVNDCLRRLFYPNDVHLLPEVNLQGVSWHLNKHIIAFISGPNQVLVRDYEDSEGKDPVVLTSESQRDVRVLEWRPNGGRMLAVGCKSGICIWAASYPGNAASVRSGATSFLGGLSRGSGIRYILVDFLRSQNDEHVSALTWSPDGRYLATASYESSSFTVWDVAQGVGTPIRRGLGGISMLKWSPTGDYFFASKFDGTFYLWETNTWTSEQWSSSSGFVKCATWDPDGGMILLAFSESSTLGSVHFASKPPSLDAHLLPVELPEILSLTGSQGIEKIAWDNSGERLAVSFKGGDEMYRGLIAVYDTRRTPLISTSLIGFIRGPGDNPKPISFSFHGKLKQGPLLSVCWSSGFCCTYPLLFRSHMLS, encoded by the exons ATGGCTTCCTTCCCTCCTCTCGGTTCACTCACTCTCTGCGAACTCAATCGCGACCTAa TCACCGTCGACGCTCTCTCCGACGATCGAGCCAACAGCGCTTACGGAAAACTTCTC GGATTGGTCTTCAGCCCCGTGCCATTTCACCCTCTCGACACCACCGACGATGCTCCCGAACAGGAAGATGGAACTACTGCAACCGCAACCGCAACCGCCGCGGAAATCGTTCCGAGGAAAGGCCCCGCGGCGATCTTGCAAGGATTCGTCAATGACTGCCTCAGGCGCCTCTTTTACCCTAACGAT GTGCATTTGTTGCCGGAGGTTAATCTTCAAGGAGTAAGCTGGCACCTGAATAAGCATATAATTGCTTTTATATCTGGGCCAAATCAAGTTCTCGTCCGTGATTATGAGGATTCGG AGGGGAAGGATCCAGTTGTTTTGACCAGCGAGTCTCAGCGAGATGTTAGGGTGCTAGAGTGGAGGCCCAATGGCGGGAGGATGCTTGCCGTGGGTTGCAA GAGTGGAATTTGCATATGGGCTGCTTCTTATCCTGGGAATGCGGCATCTGTTAGATCTGGTGCTACTTCCTTCCTGGGAGGTTTATCTAGAGGGTCAGGAATTCGGTACATCCTGGTTGATTTTCTTCGGAGTCAAAATGATGAGCATGTTAGCGCACTTACATGGAGTCCAGATGGAAGATA CTTAGCCACTGCTTCATATGAGAGCTCCTCGTTCACTGTGTGGGATGTTGCTCAAG GTGTGGGGACTCCCATCCGACGGGGATTGGGAGGCATATCAATGCTAAAGTGGTCACCTACTGGAGATTACTTCTTTGCTTCAAAATT CGATGGAACATTTTATCTTTGGGAGACGAACACATGGACATCAGAACAATGGTCATCATCTAGTGGTTTTGTTAAG TGTGCAACATGGGATCCAGATGGGGGAATGATACTGCTTGCATTTTCTGAATCATCAACTTTGGGATCTGTTCATTTTGCATCGAAGCCTCCCTCATTAG ATGCACATCTGTTACCTGTTGAATTGCCTGAGATACTATCGTTGACAGGCAG CCAGGGAATTGAAAAGATAGCATGGGATAATTCAGGGGAGCGATTAGCTGTATCTTTTAAAGGTGGAGATGAAATGTACAGGGGTCTGATCGCCGTATATGATACAAGAAGGACTCCTCTGATATCTACATCCTTAAT TGGATTTATAAGAGGGCCTGGAGACAATCCAAAGCCAATCTCATTTTCGTTTCACGGGAAGCTTAAACAGGGACCACTGCTTTCTGTG TGTTGGAGCAGTGGATTTTGTTGCACTTACCCCCTCTTATTTCGCTCTCATATGCTTTCATAG